One genomic region from Kamptonema formosum PCC 6407 encodes:
- a CDS encoding CHAT domain-containing protein, which yields MVLSANLSLRNMDQLRRQAYLNLIELLLNCPNGEEKQILQANSELVDAGLVQVMLERANNLRTDNYLDDANSLMTLAGHLMGSYGNTMVEKLSPSIYLKFLTEVLQVTLKGKGDPNVIYPLLRDNLNLVNDNLAVALRNWARETLPHSDSQEIRISIIEVVGNFCNAIRQFPLGSRASNLEIAIAGYEVALTVFTRQEYSKDWAATQNNLAITYNNRIRGERADNLEMAISAYREALSVDTRETYPEDWAMTQNNLGTAYDQRIRGEQAQNLELAIAAYLASLEIRTREKFPEEWAMTQNNLGNAYRNRIKGKTDDNIELAIAAFEKALEVYTCDTFPKDWARCQNNLGLAYSNRIRGEKADNLEMAISAYHKTLSVYTREAFPEDWAITQNNLANAYSGRIRGEKTDNLKIAISALQAALSVSTREAFPINHAKTLYNLGLAYRNNSQLPEAYNTLNTAIETVESMRTEIIRGGEADRQKLAEEYNRISHIMVEVCLEMQNKTAALEYIERSKTRNLVELFYNARSVQKNGQPISCQEIRTLLGEDEAILEWYITFNGFKVFIITSNSTQPDIWHSSDQDLDALEEFQQEYINEYIYQRDNWKKQLETRLKKLAEILHIDEIISRLPENCQRLILVPFRYLHLLPLHALTSRRLRQNVEETGCLLDLFPGGVRYTPSCQILQLSQRVNPTGEESSPTRLFAIQNPPTQNPKDDLPFADIEVEAIEKAFNYAKVLIREKATKAALQEQIKGLQNPYIAHFACHGRFNFTNPRKSALILARVKRATDNVNLDDITDLTLEEIFNLPLSKCSLVTLSACETGLTDIRDTTDEYIGLPSGFLSAGATSVISTLWVVDDVSTAILMIKFYELLLSESRSPVAIALRESQLWLRGASVQDLLDWADSSKLLDSQNRKRIKKRLRGYKPEFQSFQDPLFWAAFCAVGQ from the coding sequence ATGGTTCTCTCGGCTAATCTCTCCCTACGCAATATGGATCAACTACGCCGCCAAGCTTATCTTAATCTGATTGAATTGCTACTGAATTGCCCCAATGGGGAAGAAAAGCAAATTTTGCAGGCAAACTCTGAGTTAGTTGATGCGGGGTTGGTACAGGTAATGCTAGAGAGGGCAAACAATCTGAGAACTGATAACTACCTGGATGATGCTAATTCTTTAATGACTCTTGCAGGGCATCTAATGGGTAGTTATGGCAATACAATGGTAGAGAAATTGTCACCCTCCATTTACCTTAAATTTTTAACGGAAGTGTTGCAGGTAACTTTAAAGGGCAAGGGCGATCCTAATGTAATTTATCCCCTGCTGCGGGATAATCTCAACTTAGTTAATGATAATTTGGCTGTGGCGTTGCGAAATTGGGCGAGGGAAACTTTGCCACACTCAGATAGCCAAGAAATCCGCATTTCTATAATAGAAGTTGTTGGCAATTTTTGCAATGCAATCCGGCAATTTCCTTTAGGCAGCAGGGCGAGTAATTTAGAAATTGCCATTGCAGGTTATGAAGTTGCCCTGACTGTTTTTACCCGTCAAGAATATAGTAAAGATTGGGCAGCGACTCAAAATAATTTGGCGATTACCTACAACAACAGAATCAGAGGCGAAAGGGCGGATAATCTAGAAATGGCTATTTCCGCTTATAGGGAAGCTTTGTCAGTTGACACCCGCGAGACATATCCTGAAGATTGGGCAATGACTCAAAATAATTTGGGGACTGCCTACGACCAGAGAATCAGAGGGGAACAAGCCCAGAATTTGGAACTGGCGATCGCCGCTTATTTGGCATCATTGGAAATTCGCACTCGCGAGAAATTTCCTGAAGAATGGGCAATGACTCAAAATAATTTGGGGAATGCCTACCGCAACAGAATCAAAGGCAAAACAGACGATAATATAGAACTGGCGATCGCCGCTTTTGAGAAAGCGTTGGAAGTTTACACCTGCGACACATTTCCTAAAGATTGGGCAAGGTGCCAAAATAATTTGGGGCTTGCCTACAGCAACAGAATCAGAGGCGAAAAAGCGGATAATCTAGAAATGGCGATTTCCGCTTATCATAAAACTTTATCAGTTTATACGCGCGAGGCATTTCCAGAAGATTGGGCAATAACTCAAAATAATTTAGCGAATGCCTACAGCGGCAGAATCAGAGGTGAAAAAACGGATAATCTAAAAATAGCAATTTCCGCCTTGCAAGCAGCTTTATCCGTTAGCACTCGCGAGGCATTTCCGATAAATCATGCTAAAACTTTATATAATTTAGGACTTGCCTACCGAAATAATTCCCAACTCCCAGAAGCTTACAATACCTTGAACACTGCAATTGAGACAGTCGAATCAATGCGGACTGAAATCATTAGGGGCGGCGAAGCTGACAGACAGAAATTAGCTGAAGAATACAATAGAATTTCTCATATAATGGTGGAAGTTTGCCTAGAAATGCAAAATAAAACCGCCGCCCTAGAATACATCGAACGCAGCAAAACCCGAAACCTAGTAGAATTGTTTTACAATGCCCGCAGTGTCCAGAAAAATGGACAGCCGATTAGTTGTCAGGAAATTCGCACTCTGTTAGGTGAAGATGAAGCAATTTTGGAATGGTATATCACCTTTAACGGCTTTAAAGTTTTTATTATTACCAGCAACTCCACCCAACCTGATATCTGGCACTCTTCAGATCAAGACTTGGACGCACTAGAGGAGTTTCAGCAGGAATATATCAATGAATACATCTATCAACGTGACAACTGGAAAAAACAGCTAGAAACCCGCCTGAAAAAATTAGCAGAAATCTTACACATAGATGAAATAATTTCTCGCCTCCCGGAAAACTGCCAGCGATTAATATTAGTTCCCTTCCGATATTTGCACTTGTTACCGCTTCATGCCTTAACCAGCCGCAGACTAAGGCAAAATGTAGAAGAAACTGGCTGTCTCCTCGATCTTTTCCCTGGCGGTGTGAGATATACTCCCAGTTGTCAGATATTACAATTATCTCAGCGGGTAAATCCGACTGGGGAAGAGTCATCACCCACAAGATTGTTTGCCATTCAAAACCCGCCTACTCAAAATCCAAAAGACGATTTACCATTTGCTGATATCGAAGTTGAAGCAATTGAAAAAGCCTTTAATTATGCTAAAGTTTTGATTCGGGAAAAGGCAACTAAAGCAGCATTGCAGGAACAAATTAAAGGCTTGCAAAATCCCTACATCGCCCACTTTGCTTGTCATGGCCGTTTCAACTTTACAAATCCTCGGAAATCAGCTTTAATCTTAGCTAGAGTGAAGAGGGCTACCGATAACGTTAACTTGGACGACATCACAGACTTGACGCTGGAAGAAATCTTTAATTTGCCACTGAGTAAGTGCAGTTTAGTAACCCTTTCTGCTTGCGAAACTGGCTTAACGGATATTAGAGATACCACTGATGAGTATATCGGATTGCCTAGCGGTTTTTTATCTGCGGGGGCTACAAGTGTGATCAGCACTTTGTGGGTGGTGGATGATGTATCTACGGCGATTTTGATGATCAAGTTTTATGAACTTTTACTGTCTGAAAGTCGGTCGCCGGTGGCCATTGCTTTGCGGGAGTCGCAGTTGTGGTTAAGGGGGGCAAGTGTGCAAGATTTGCTAGATTGGGCTGATAGTTCAAAGTTACTGGATAGCCAGAATCGAAAGAGGATTAAAAAGAGATTGAGGGGTTATAAACCGGAGTTTCAATCTTTCCAAGATCCTTTGTTTTGGGCGGCTTTCTGTGCCGTTGGACAATAA
- a CDS encoding RusA family crossover junction endodeoxyribonuclease, whose protein sequence is METNNLNKQLNSTKPFSVSEEIEMAGAKTLWLVLSSYLEVLMNSAPLPMTLQELGAEIKGAHEQCQTSPMAGLLYARNAGEWLLEAQAKLQPEQWEIWLKANCNLSQRTAETYMQMAKGWPGLPKDKPRSVERESFVQNFIVSSQEDSFERSQSIDYLEEDEELELEERVYEEPIITSEVMEDIAVEEQMITSEIIEDIASEESIITSEIIEDTASEEQVITSGVIENITSEKQIITPEVIENLEVVNLSASPEIITVNVKKLEVFDIPQSREVIIFFIPGNVVPKARPRVTGNGTFMPQRYRTWRNMAEVEIYSQLSELNLTIELPIKRASILMRFVGKHRTNSDLDNLAGACLDALTMNGAGVLLDDRISCVSKLSVEYVPVADKTGVWIEITPVD, encoded by the coding sequence GTGGAAACTAACAATCTCAACAAACAACTCAACAGCACAAAGCCTTTCTCCGTAAGCGAAGAGATAGAAATGGCGGGTGCAAAAACTCTGTGGCTAGTTTTATCTAGTTACTTAGAAGTGCTGATGAATTCTGCCCCTTTACCGATGACGCTTCAGGAATTGGGGGCGGAAATTAAGGGTGCTCACGAGCAGTGTCAGACTTCTCCAATGGCGGGACTGTTGTACGCTCGCAACGCTGGGGAGTGGTTGTTGGAAGCTCAGGCAAAATTACAACCTGAACAATGGGAAATTTGGCTAAAAGCTAATTGTAATCTGTCACAAAGAACGGCAGAAACTTATATGCAAATGGCTAAAGGATGGCCTGGTTTACCGAAAGATAAACCTCGAAGTGTTGAAAGGGAAAGTTTTGTACAAAATTTTATTGTTTCTAGTCAGGAGGATAGTTTTGAGAGATCGCAATCTATTGATTATCTAGAGGAAGATGAAGAATTAGAATTAGAGGAGAGAGTGTATGAAGAACCGATAATAACTTCTGAAGTAATGGAGGACATCGCAGTTGAAGAGCAGATGATAACTTCTGAAATAATTGAGGATATCGCATCTGAAGAGTCTATAATAACTTCTGAAATAATTGAAGATACTGCATCGGAAGAACAAGTAATAACTTCTGGAGTAATTGAGAATATTACATCGGAAAAACAGATAATAACCCCTGAAGTAATTGAGAATTTAGAGGTTGTTAATTTATCGGCATCACCGGAAATAATTACTGTAAATGTTAAAAAATTAGAAGTTTTTGATATTCCTCAATCTAGGGAAGTCATCATCTTTTTTATTCCTGGTAACGTTGTCCCCAAAGCGCGGCCGCGAGTAACTGGGAATGGGACATTTATGCCACAGCGATATCGAACGTGGCGAAATATGGCTGAGGTGGAAATTTATAGTCAACTATCTGAGTTGAATTTAACTATAGAATTGCCAATAAAAAGAGCGTCGATTTTAATGCGTTTTGTGGGAAAGCACCGCACTAATTCTGATTTGGATAATTTAGCTGGTGCGTGTCTGGATGCTTTAACTATGAATGGGGCGGGAGTACTTCTGGATGATAGAATTAGTTGCGTTTCTAAGTTAAGTGTTGAGTATGTGCCTGTGGCTGACAAAACTGGTGTTTGGATAGAGATTACTCCGGTTGATTGA